The Hahella sp. HNIBRBA332 genome window below encodes:
- a CDS encoding response regulator translates to MMQTGSTYSNRGLGIRVAVLTFLASLIIVPTAHFVTRSAEINKILAQQSVEVSGQAQLRISKFNNEIEDYIHVTQFLSRTPPIQGIIRASANDGYDPLENNSIETWENRLEVIFREYLLINDAIMQARFIGLADNGKELVRVERDSGNAVAVIARDKLQHMGESPYLSEAIKYKKGETYISPINLNRENGVVAMPLTPTLRFATPIYDNLGAVFGIVIVNVYAEPIITSTLAENLPPDYSAYITTASNDFIYHPDKEMEYGFDLGKRNTWADEFASPPQMGELALSRINAVRYYTYPFQITSLDSRANAPLNFILTVPQSVVLASAANAAWRQAGILIVLLALSGVLVYFYLSHMGRKVGLLKDQARLSAIIDNSSDAIISLSLRGVVESWNKSAEEMFDYAESEAIGKNLGKLIVPDRLKSEYADALKTINQGQSVKAYHTTRQRKDGARVDVSVSSFPIKSKWDGRAIGAAAIIRDISDKVEAEDQIKALNKKLTNDVKERTQELGEAVNKVLSANKSKSDFVANISQEIRSPMSAISETLQVLRRTTLNSQQEDCVEKLEHASQSMTSFVNDLLDYTKIEAGQLELEPHAFNLDKLLREISYLVAAHAENKDIEVIFYLDHKIPNNLVGDEARLKQVLIKLLSNAAKFTNQGEITLFVKLSVMTQDELELKFSVEDTGIGMTEEHCKDIFETFVQDDAAASRNYGGGGLGLGICKQLIEMMGGDIQVRSALGEGSAFSFNIKVAVDENRTGELNINRPELRALRILIADDNKRAAACIKELALTLGWTSDVVLSLPELATLSQDSQKKYDAVFVDLNMIKASGANPTEELQKIRRSDTPPALILMTNSGKAIPGLRDAQIDAAFDGLLSKPVTPSMLLDSVAEARASQSRSAQKRRSQLSSVITGASLSGIRILLVEDNLTNQQIASQLLQAEGAFVDIASTGKEAITAITHAGSQFDIVLMDIQMPEMDGYAATRALREKFGYKTLPIVAMTANVLEKDREECLAAGMNDHIGKPFDINELCRIILKYTDESRLDKAARPHEAGDVTLESIFNKGAEIGINVKEAAGRFGSNFSAYRIALEGFENDVNRLLIHLSVPFNTEDTREIEKELHIMGGLSKTIGADSLSMLCKRVEILIMNHALRPQVVSLLRRSLEAALHASRKILLYLDELTPQAKRSDSKSNRAS, encoded by the coding sequence ATGATGCAAACAGGCTCCACTTACAGCAACCGCGGACTTGGCATTCGTGTCGCGGTTCTGACTTTTTTAGCATCTCTCATCATTGTTCCCACCGCGCATTTTGTCACTCGAAGCGCGGAAATCAATAAGATTCTGGCGCAGCAATCCGTGGAAGTGTCCGGTCAGGCGCAATTACGAATCAGCAAGTTCAATAACGAGATTGAAGATTACATACACGTCACCCAGTTTCTCTCCAGAACGCCGCCGATTCAGGGGATCATTCGCGCATCCGCGAACGACGGATACGACCCGCTGGAGAATAACAGTATCGAAACCTGGGAGAATCGCCTGGAAGTCATATTTCGCGAGTACCTGTTGATCAATGACGCCATTATGCAGGCCCGTTTCATCGGGCTTGCCGACAACGGAAAGGAGCTGGTGCGGGTGGAGAGAGACAGCGGAAACGCTGTCGCAGTGATCGCCCGGGATAAGCTTCAGCATATGGGAGAAAGTCCCTACCTCAGTGAAGCCATCAAGTACAAAAAAGGCGAAACCTATATCTCTCCCATCAATCTGAACAGAGAGAACGGCGTTGTCGCCATGCCTTTGACGCCCACCCTGCGCTTTGCAACGCCTATCTATGACAACCTTGGGGCCGTCTTTGGCATAGTTATCGTCAATGTCTATGCAGAGCCGATAATCACCTCCACGTTAGCGGAGAATCTACCTCCTGATTACAGCGCCTACATCACCACCGCCAGTAACGACTTTATTTACCATCCAGACAAAGAGATGGAGTACGGCTTCGATCTGGGCAAAAGGAACACCTGGGCGGATGAATTCGCCAGCCCGCCACAAATGGGAGAGCTTGCGCTATCCCGCATCAACGCTGTGCGCTATTACACCTATCCCTTTCAAATCACCTCCCTGGACAGTCGCGCCAATGCGCCGTTGAACTTTATTCTTACCGTGCCTCAATCGGTGGTGCTGGCCTCGGCCGCCAACGCCGCCTGGAGGCAGGCTGGAATCCTGATTGTCCTGCTGGCCCTGTCAGGCGTGCTGGTGTATTTCTACTTGTCTCATATGGGCCGCAAAGTAGGTCTGTTGAAAGACCAGGCGCGCCTGTCCGCCATTATCGACAATTCCAGCGACGCCATTATCAGCCTCTCTTTGCGGGGCGTGGTGGAAAGCTGGAATAAATCCGCGGAAGAGATGTTCGACTATGCGGAAAGCGAAGCGATCGGTAAAAATCTGGGGAAGTTGATCGTTCCAGACCGACTGAAAAGCGAATACGCCGACGCGTTGAAAACGATCAATCAGGGACAATCCGTCAAGGCGTATCACACCACCCGGCAACGCAAGGACGGCGCGCGCGTGGATGTTTCCGTCTCATCCTTTCCAATCAAGTCCAAATGGGACGGCAGGGCTATCGGCGCCGCCGCGATCATTCGCGACATCTCGGATAAAGTGGAGGCGGAGGATCAGATCAAGGCGCTAAACAAGAAGCTGACCAACGACGTGAAAGAGCGCACTCAGGAGTTGGGCGAAGCCGTGAATAAAGTGCTGTCGGCGAATAAATCAAAGTCGGATTTTGTCGCCAATATAAGCCAGGAAATCCGCAGCCCTATGTCCGCCATTTCCGAAACCTTGCAAGTGCTGAGGCGCACTACATTGAACTCTCAACAGGAGGACTGCGTGGAAAAACTGGAGCACGCCTCTCAGTCCATGACCTCCTTCGTTAACGACCTGCTCGACTACACCAAAATCGAAGCAGGCCAGCTTGAACTGGAGCCGCACGCCTTTAACCTGGACAAGCTGTTGCGGGAAATCAGCTATCTCGTTGCCGCCCATGCAGAGAACAAAGACATCGAGGTCATTTTCTATCTGGACCACAAAATACCCAATAACCTAGTGGGCGACGAGGCCAGATTAAAGCAGGTGCTCATCAAGCTGCTCAGTAATGCGGCCAAGTTCACCAACCAGGGAGAAATCACCTTATTCGTGAAATTATCCGTGATGACTCAGGACGAACTGGAACTCAAATTCAGCGTAGAAGATACCGGCATCGGCATGACGGAGGAGCACTGCAAAGATATATTCGAAACGTTCGTTCAGGATGACGCCGCTGCGTCCAGGAATTATGGCGGCGGCGGACTGGGACTCGGCATCTGTAAACAACTGATTGAAATGATGGGCGGCGATATCCAGGTCCGCAGCGCCCTCGGAGAGGGCAGCGCGTTCAGCTTCAACATCAAGGTGGCGGTGGATGAGAACAGAACCGGCGAGTTGAACATCAACCGTCCGGAATTAAGAGCCTTGCGTATTCTCATCGCTGACGACAACAAGCGGGCGGCGGCCTGCATCAAAGAGCTGGCGCTTACGCTGGGATGGACTTCGGATGTCGTCTTGTCGTTGCCGGAACTGGCCACCTTATCCCAGGATTCACAGAAGAAATACGACGCGGTGTTCGTCGACCTGAATATGATCAAAGCCAGCGGCGCCAACCCGACGGAGGAGCTGCAAAAAATACGGCGTTCCGATACGCCTCCGGCGCTGATTCTGATGACCAACAGCGGCAAGGCTATCCCGGGTCTGCGGGACGCCCAGATCGACGCCGCCTTTGACGGCCTGCTGTCCAAACCGGTCACGCCGTCGATGTTGCTGGATTCCGTCGCCGAAGCGCGGGCGTCGCAATCCAGATCCGCGCAAAAACGCCGCAGCCAGCTAAGTAGCGTGATAACCGGAGCCAGTTTATCCGGCATTCGGATCTTGCTGGTGGAGGACAACCTCACCAACCAGCAGATCGCCTCCCAGCTGCTGCAGGCGGAAGGCGCGTTCGTGGATATCGCCTCCACCGGAAAAGAAGCGATCACCGCCATCACCCACGCGGGCTCTCAGTTTGATATCGTGCTCATGGATATCCAGATGCCGGAAATGGACGGCTATGCAGCGACCAGAGCCTTGCGGGAAAAGTTCGGCTACAAGACTCTCCCCATTGTGGCCATGACCGCCAACGTACTCGAAAAAGACAGAGAGGAGTGTCTGGCCGCGGGTATGAACGACCACATTGGCAAGCCTTTCGACATCAACGAATTGTGCCGGATCATTCTCAAGTACACCGACGAAAGCCGCCTGGACAAAGCCGCCCGCCCGCATGAAGCCGGCGACGTCACCCTGGAATCCATATTCAATAAAGGCGCGGAAATCGGCATTAATGTGAAAGAAGCCGCCGGGCGATTCGGCTCCAACTTTTCGGCGTACCGCATTGCGCTGGAAGGTTTTGAAAATGACGTCAACCGCCTGCTGATCCATCTGAGCGTACCGTTCAACACCGAAGACACGCGGGAAATCGAGAAAGAACTCCATATCATGGGAGGGCTTTCCAAAACCATCGGCGCCGACTCCCTCTCCATGCTGTGCAAACGCGTGGAAATCCTCATCATGAACCACGCCCTGCGCCCTCAAGTCGTTTCGCTACTGCGCCGCTCACTGGAAGCCGCGCTGCACGCCTCAAGAAAAATTCTCCTCTATCTGGATGAACTGACGCCCCAGGCGAAGCGCAGCGACTCCAAATCCAACCGCGCGTCGTAG
- a CDS encoding ATP-binding protein → MLVLLCGKMGAGKTTKSKELAKERGAVLLSEDIWLESLYPAQIRSVEDYVKYSNMIKPLVKSLVQDVLNTGSDVVMDFPANTIGQRGWLKSIFTEIGADHELIYIKAPNEICLNQIAKRRIEQPERAATDTEEMFVQITQYFVEPSPDEGFNVTVIEHNK, encoded by the coding sequence ATGTTGGTGCTTTTGTGTGGAAAAATGGGCGCTGGGAAAACGACTAAATCCAAAGAACTGGCAAAAGAGAGGGGGGCGGTTCTGCTCTCGGAAGATATATGGCTTGAATCTCTATATCCTGCGCAAATTCGTAGTGTTGAAGACTATGTAAAGTATTCAAATATGATAAAGCCGTTGGTTAAATCGCTTGTGCAAGATGTGCTCAATACGGGCTCAGACGTAGTGATGGATTTTCCCGCCAATACAATCGGGCAAAGAGGTTGGCTAAAAAGCATATTCACCGAAATTGGCGCTGATCACGAGCTAATATACATAAAAGCGCCCAACGAAATTTGTTTGAATCAAATAGCCAAAAGACGCATCGAGCAACCGGAACGAGCCGCAACGGATACTGAGGAAATGTTTGTGCAAATAACCCAATATTTCGTCGAGCCCTCTCCCGATGAGGGTTTTAACGTCACCGTTATTGAGCATAACAAGTAG
- a CDS encoding suppressor of fused domain protein, producing the protein MGAAISRTLCSNKNSQVDVEVYEFSSKEDGVYRLATIGISGQVLEGGGLANWEFLLSLPAEWEKEETSEVVNYLLDIMAYSLRPDVEVKVGNTIPETSLAPASWTTRAVLFDEPRGEPEDMSSFKVGDQVVDLIWLVPITEKERQLIKNSGIEEFDKWEAHSDSSLIDVKRMSIV; encoded by the coding sequence TTGGGGGCAGCCATCTCTCGTACATTGTGTTCGAATAAAAACAGTCAAGTTGACGTTGAAGTCTATGAGTTTTCTTCGAAAGAAGACGGCGTATACCGTTTAGCGACAATAGGGATTTCCGGTCAGGTGCTTGAAGGCGGGGGCTTGGCCAACTGGGAGTTTCTGCTATCTCTCCCAGCAGAATGGGAAAAAGAGGAAACCTCAGAGGTAGTCAACTATCTGCTTGATATTATGGCGTATTCGTTGCGCCCTGATGTTGAAGTTAAGGTAGGAAACACAATCCCTGAAACGTCATTGGCGCCCGCTTCATGGACAACGAGGGCTGTTTTATTTGATGAGCCCCGTGGTGAACCAGAGGATATGTCCAGCTTTAAAGTTGGAGATCAGGTTGTTGACTTAATTTGGCTGGTTCCGATCACAGAAAAAGAACGCCAGCTTATAAAAAATAGCGGCATAGAAGAATTCGACAAATGGGAAGCTCATTCCGACAGCTCATTAATCGATGTAAAAAGAATGAGCATAGTTTAG
- a CDS encoding IS5-like element ISHch3 family transposase (programmed frameshift), whose translation MDTLWEVPDELWLRIEPILKEDWQPSVKGGRPIGNWRGYLDGIIFRMRSGCQWNQLPRRFGDDATVHRWFQRWSKNGVMEKIWASLLRDCQELEGVDWEWQSADGWLGKKPALGGENVGPNPTDRGKKGTKKSLLVEAEGGPLGLVIAGANVNDHKLLEATLESIVVERPAPTVEARQHLCLDKGYDNVASEDVAARHDYIPHICRIGEEAQPADRHPSGKPRRWVVERTFGWLSKCRALLIRYDKKDSNYLGLLQLACGLLWFRRMWRLQGSQ comes from the exons CTGGACACTCTATGGGAAGTACCGGACGAGCTATGGCTACGAATCGAACCCATTTTAAAAGAAGACTGGCAACCCAGCGTCAAGGGTGGCCGCCCCATCGGCAACTGGAGGGGCTATTTGGACGGGATTATTTTTCGGATGCGTTCAGGCTGCCAGTGGAATCAGTTGCCCCGCCGATTTGGGGATGACGCCACGGTCCATCGCTGGTTTCAGCGCTGGAGTAAAAACGGCGTGATGGAGAAGATCTGGGCGAGTCTACTGCGAGACTGCCAGGAACTGGAAGGGGTGGACTGGGAATGGCAAAGTGCGGACGGCTGGCTGGGGAA AAAGCCCGCTTTGGGGGGGGAGAATGTGGGGCCGAACCCGACAGACCGAGGCAAGAAGGGAACCAAGAAAAGCTTGCTGGTGGAAGCCGAGGGAGGCCCCTTGGGACTCGTCATCGCCGGAGCCAATGTCAACGACCATAAGCTGCTGGAAGCGACGCTGGAGTCGATTGTGGTAGAGCGTCCGGCTCCAACGGTGGAGGCGCGGCAGCATTTATGCCTGGATAAGGGGTATGACAATGTGGCGAGCGAAGACGTGGCAGCCCGGCATGACTACATACCGCATATCTGCCGAATTGGCGAGGAGGCGCAGCCAGCGGACCGTCATCCAAGTGGAAAGCCCCGGCGTTGGGTAGTGGAGCGCACGTTTGGTTGGCTGTCTAAGTGCCGTGCGTTACTGATTCGCTATGACAAAAAGGACAGCAACTATCTGGGATTGCTGCAATTGGCATGTGGTCTGTTATGGTTTCGGCGGATGTGGCGGCTACAGGGGAGTCAATGA
- a CDS encoding alpha/beta fold hydrolase: MAVFSRFIYWLILMLGIASGSTVIAADHVGVRHLSVASGQRAGGLDMTIWYPATEGGEPVLLGDSIFFSGVPSALNAPIVTGKFPLILLSHGAGLGGSAQAMSWMATPLAQRGFIVVAPTHPGNAGPNRSASETMKLWLRPVDLTDALNAMQTDALFREHSRFDRVGVLGLSMGGGTALMMTGARLDPERFAAYCDTGQRNASLCEWVRQSGLDLHKMDLQPAGRDYRDQRIRFAMAIDPVPIDVIAGDSFKDITTPVTLVNLGPPGKIPQTALASDIAKAIPDATYTLINDASHYSLFGECKPHAADIAKEEQIGEPICTDGSGRSRHAIHDELVQLVSRAFERALHGVQ, translated from the coding sequence ATGGCGGTATTTAGCAGGTTTATTTACTGGTTGATCCTAATGTTGGGTATAGCGTCAGGCTCTACTGTGATAGCGGCGGACCATGTGGGCGTGCGGCATCTCAGTGTGGCGTCGGGGCAGCGCGCTGGCGGTCTTGATATGACAATATGGTATCCGGCGACTGAGGGAGGTGAGCCGGTGTTATTGGGCGACAGTATTTTTTTCTCCGGCGTTCCCTCCGCGCTTAACGCACCCATAGTCACCGGAAAATTTCCACTTATCCTGCTTTCCCATGGCGCAGGTCTGGGCGGAAGTGCGCAGGCCATGAGCTGGATGGCGACGCCTTTAGCGCAGCGGGGATTTATTGTCGTCGCGCCGACTCATCCCGGTAACGCTGGGCCGAATAGATCGGCGTCAGAAACGATGAAACTCTGGTTGCGGCCCGTTGATCTGACTGACGCCCTTAATGCAATGCAGACGGATGCGCTTTTCCGCGAACATTCACGCTTCGACAGGGTTGGCGTTCTCGGGCTTTCCATGGGCGGGGGTACGGCCCTAATGATGACCGGAGCCCGTCTCGACCCTGAACGCTTTGCGGCATACTGTGATACCGGCCAGCGTAATGCGTCTCTGTGTGAGTGGGTACGGCAAAGCGGCCTGGATCTCCATAAAATGGACCTTCAGCCAGCGGGCCGTGACTATCGTGATCAACGCATTCGTTTCGCAATGGCTATCGACCCCGTGCCCATAGACGTTATTGCAGGCGACTCTTTCAAGGACATAACGACTCCCGTCACACTGGTGAATCTGGGACCGCCAGGAAAGATCCCGCAAACAGCTTTGGCTTCTGATATAGCCAAGGCTATCCCTGACGCTACCTACACACTGATCAACGATGCCAGTCACTACAGCCTGTTTGGCGAATGCAAACCTCATGCGGCGGACATTGCCAAAGAAGAACAGATTGGAGAACCCATATGCACCGACGGTAGCGGGCGTTCACGGCATGCGATTCATGATGAACTGGTTCAGTTGGTTTCGAGAGCGTTTGAACGGGCGCTGCATGGGGTGCAATAG
- a CDS encoding SymE family type I addiction module toxin, which translates to MAKPHDKPERRSAKGKSALPHQRRLKVRKGYYNYHLSSSRYDYGGFKPVPWMLIKGYWLEQAGFGVDTEVEVSVSEGRIVFTAGAG; encoded by the coding sequence ATGGCTAAGCCGCATGATAAGCCAGAGCGTCGCTCGGCTAAAGGAAAATCTGCCCTTCCCCATCAGCGCCGTCTCAAGGTCCGCAAGGGTTATTACAATTATCACCTCTCCTCCAGCCGTTATGATTATGGCGGTTTCAAACCTGTCCCCTGGATGTTGATTAAGGGTTATTGGCTAGAGCAAGCCGGGTTTGGGGTGGACACGGAAGTTGAAGTCAGCGTCAGTGAGGGCAGGATTGTTTTCACCGCTGGGGCGGGTTAG